A window of the Scyliorhinus torazame isolate Kashiwa2021f chromosome 12, sScyTor2.1, whole genome shotgun sequence genome harbors these coding sequences:
- the ciao2a gene encoding cytosolic iron-sulfur assembly component 2A, whose protein sequence is MEIVSGLVSYALAKFLFLSRLSNKENAEKIKKMEEKVLEVYDIIRTIRDPEKPNSLEELEVVAEDCIEVKSLDDDDYLIIIRFTPTVPHCSLATLIGLCLRVKLQRCLPYKHKLEIYISEGSHSTEEDINKQINDKERVAAAMENPNLREIVEQCVLEPDD, encoded by the exons ATGGAAATAGTCTCCGGGCTTGTGTCCTACGCCCTAGCAAAGTTCCTCTTTCTCTCGCGGCTATCCAATAAAGAAAATGCGGAGAAAATCAAAAAAATGGAAGAGAAAGTTTTAGAAGTCTATG ATATTATTCGTACAATTCGTGACCCGGAGAAGCCCAACTCTTTGGAAGAGTTGGAGGTGGTAGCTGAAGACTGTATCGAGGTGAAATCATTAGATGATGATGATTATCTCATTATTATTCGTTTCACACCAACGGTACCTCACTGCTCTCTAGCCACACTGATTG GTCTTTGTCTGCGAGTCAAGTTGCAAAGATGCTTACCGTACAAACATAAG TTGGAAATCTACATCTCTGAAGGGTCACATTCTACCGAAGAAGATA TAAACAAGCAGATCAATGATAAAGAACGGGTGGCGGCAGCGATGGAAAACCCCAATTTACGGGAGATTGTGGAACAGTGCGTTCTGGAGCCTGACGATTGA